A genomic segment from Simkaniaceae bacterium encodes:
- a CDS encoding RluA family pseudouridine synthase, with protein MSTEEIFHISQELETFARLDRVLAQKFPSFSRSYFHSLFEKGAVLINGKIAIKRSKIQMGDQINVTFLPAELCSLEPQNIPLNILYEDEHFIAVNKPAGMVVHPAPGHYDQTFVNALLFYCDTLEIEENSLRPGIVHRLDKETSGVLIAAKTKQMQAALTELFSERKMVKEYIAICIGIPKELKAFGKITRHPIKRQEMMFSEEKGKEAETHFEILDRGEKLCVIKAFPKTGRTHQIRVHLKTLGAPILGDDVYGNASFNERYKIKRQLLHAHALRFTHPITQEPIEIVAPLPEDMLEIIKKLQSRIIPK; from the coding sequence ATGTCAACTGAAGAAATTTTTCATATTAGTCAAGAATTAGAAACTTTTGCGCGACTCGACCGAGTGCTTGCGCAAAAGTTTCCTTCATTTTCGCGCTCATATTTTCATTCGCTTTTTGAAAAAGGAGCCGTGCTCATTAATGGTAAAATAGCGATTAAACGCTCGAAAATTCAAATGGGCGATCAAATTAATGTCACTTTTTTGCCGGCAGAACTTTGCTCTTTAGAGCCTCAAAATATCCCCCTCAATATTCTTTATGAAGATGAGCATTTCATTGCAGTGAATAAACCTGCAGGGATGGTTGTACATCCCGCGCCCGGCCATTACGACCAAACCTTTGTCAATGCACTTCTTTTTTATTGCGATACCCTTGAAATCGAAGAAAACTCTTTAAGACCGGGTATCGTCCACCGCCTAGATAAAGAGACATCGGGCGTCCTCATTGCAGCAAAAACCAAACAAATGCAAGCAGCGCTCACTGAGCTTTTCTCTGAGCGGAAAATGGTAAAAGAATATATTGCCATTTGCATTGGAATCCCCAAAGAACTCAAAGCTTTTGGCAAAATCACCCGCCATCCCATTAAGCGACAAGAAATGATGTTTTCTGAAGAAAAAGGCAAAGAAGCGGAAACACACTTTGAAATCTTAGATCGAGGAGAAAAGCTCTGCGTGATCAAAGCTTTTCCTAAAACAGGGCGAACCCATCAAATCCGCGTTCATCTTAAAACGCTTGGCGCGCCCATCCTCGGCGATGATGTCTATGGGAATGCCTCCTTCAATGAGCGCTATAAAATTAAAAGACAACTCCTTCATGCCCATGCCCTGCGCTTTACCCATCCCATCACACAAGAACCTATTGAAATCGTAGCGCCTCTCCCGGAAGACATGCTTGAAATCATCAAAAAACTGCAAAGTCGAATTATACCGAAATGA
- a CDS encoding RecX family transcriptional regulator, producing MLDLQELNDKKIKITYADQIEKTVYKPFFYKHLRNLKQAKNSQEFLNLFDSIEYQRALDYVLWLLGRTAYSTQQLRSKLKEKCISQETQDAVLQKCLNYGYIQDEDIAKAHMRRELLKGYGPRLMIPKLSFKLGISKEALSEIFASEDFSDELETGRQKIIAKIQRKGSSSYEIKAHLIKRGFDY from the coding sequence ATGCTTGATTTACAAGAACTTAACGATAAAAAAATAAAAATAACTTATGCGGATCAGATTGAAAAAACAGTTTATAAGCCCTTTTTTTATAAGCACTTAAGGAATTTAAAACAAGCTAAAAACAGTCAGGAGTTTCTTAACCTTTTTGATTCGATAGAATATCAAAGAGCCCTTGATTATGTCTTATGGCTTCTCGGCCGCACCGCTTATTCAACTCAGCAATTGAGATCTAAATTGAAGGAGAAATGCATTAGTCAAGAAACCCAAGATGCTGTGCTTCAAAAATGTCTTAATTATGGGTATATTCAGGATGAGGATATTGCCAAGGCTCATATGCGACGAGAGTTGTTGAAAGGATATGGGCCGCGTTTGATGATTCCGAAGCTGAGTTTTAAGTTGGGGATATCCAAAGAGGCGCTCAGTGAGATCTTTGCCTCGGAAGATTTTTCAGATGAGCTGGAAACGGGCAGGCAGAAAATCATTGCCAAAATACAAAGAAAAGGGAGTTCTTCTTATGAGATAAAGGCACATCTTATCAAAAGAGGCTTTGACTACTGA
- a CDS encoding KH domain-containing protein produces MKEFVEYIVKNLVDHPDKVSINEVGGTQSFIVELSVEKSDIGKIIGKRGKTINAIRTLLMSVASRNGLRVSLEILEDEESKKD; encoded by the coding sequence ATGAAGGAATTTGTCGAATATATTGTTAAGAATTTAGTTGATCACCCCGATAAAGTTTCAATTAACGAAGTAGGTGGAACTCAATCATTCATCGTCGAACTCAGTGTTGAAAAATCTGACATCGGTAAAATTATCGGTAAGCGCGGGAAAACGATCAATGCCATTAGAACGCTTCTCATGTCAGTTGCTTCACGCAATGGCCTCCGAGTTAGCCTTGAAATTCTCGAAGACGAGGAAAGCAAAAAGGATTAG
- a CDS encoding CPBP family intramembrane metalloprotease → MAVPSIYQPLIDRRDVLRATQLAAQVVDVSLKIANIAIGTLACYSVVQLSVSPEIRFIAVPIAFTYLIVTAFREWLGREEEDTTTPPMLSSGRQIFDHCKSQWKMILISGVVLSVLGTNSPLGPSSTIDSKFALKLAERPGLSFLLLSCVRVINNPYTIIGAPILEELMFRNYFQPFLEDLLFFYDRNIYPIARETRETIANMGQAICFGWAHSEKNKDIFWNICRITTTAYNGVQAGSLRNQYQSIIPSMTQHFLFNVSVCVYGAAKDVMYAVAFSAINSQKASSVIYTEIN, encoded by the coding sequence GTGGCTGTGCCTTCGATTTATCAACCGTTAATAGACAGGCGAGATGTGCTTAGAGCGACTCAACTTGCAGCTCAAGTGGTGGATGTTTCATTGAAAATAGCCAACATTGCGATCGGAACATTGGCTTGTTATAGTGTTGTACAATTGAGTGTGTCTCCTGAAATTAGATTTATTGCCGTACCTATTGCATTCACATATCTCATTGTAACGGCGTTTAGAGAATGGCTGGGTAGAGAAGAAGAAGATACGACCACTCCTCCGATGCTTTCCTCAGGGAGGCAGATTTTTGATCATTGCAAATCTCAGTGGAAAATGATCTTGATCTCCGGGGTTGTCTTAAGTGTTTTGGGAACAAATTCCCCATTAGGGCCTTCATCTACCATTGATTCAAAATTTGCGCTTAAATTAGCAGAAAGACCCGGTTTATCCTTTTTGCTGCTGAGCTGCGTTCGTGTTATTAATAACCCCTATACTATAATAGGCGCTCCCATATTAGAAGAACTCATGTTCAGAAATTATTTTCAGCCCTTTTTGGAAGATCTTCTTTTTTTCTACGATCGCAATATCTACCCCATAGCTAGAGAGACGCGAGAAACAATAGCCAATATGGGACAAGCGATTTGTTTTGGATGGGCGCATAGTGAAAAAAATAAGGACATATTTTGGAATATCTGTCGCATCACAACTACGGCTTATAATGGAGTGCAAGCAGGCTCACTCAGAAATCAATACCAATCGATTATTCCATCGATGACACAGCATTTTTTATTTAATGTTTCAGTCTGTGTTTATGGTGCAGCTAAAGATGTGATGTATGCCGTTGCATTTAGTGCGATTAATTCTCAAAAAGCAAGTAGTGTTATTTATACCGAAATAAATTGA